The following DNA comes from Lemur catta isolate mLemCat1 chromosome 8, mLemCat1.pri, whole genome shotgun sequence.
CCGAGTGTCTGAAGGCAAAACACAGCAAATGGTACACACACATGCTTTAGGCATGGGTCTTTGAGGTATCAAAGCATATGGGCAAAAGAGTTGTCGTCAGAGAGATCTGGGTCCACATAGTGGCTCTGACACTTACCAGCATGTTGTGGTTTaggtaagtcatttaacctcttggAGCTTGTTTTCTTACCTACAAAATGGAGATACTATAACCTACCTCACACGCCATCCAGAGGAGCAAATGAATATGTCACCTAGCAAAGCCTGGTACATAATATACAAATGCTCATCTCCTCCATCCAGCCACCACATCTTTGTTCTTATTCTTCCTACCCTTGTTTCAACCACCCACCTCCCTaatccttttttgagacagtctcattctgttgacTGGgcgagagtgccgtggcatcagcctagctcacagcaacctcaaactcctgggctcaagcaatcctcctgcctcagcctcccgagtagctgggactacaggcatgcaccaccatgcccagctaattttttctatatatatttttagctgtccatataatttctatttttagtagagatggggtcttgctcttgctcaggctggtctcaaactcctgagctcaagcaatccacccacctcggcctcccagagtgttaggattacaggcatgagccaccttgcccagcccctAATCCTTTTCTCTAAATATTACCATTCCTTTTTCCAAGACCCCCTTCAACTTCCTAAATAAAGCTTTTCTTGACAAATCTTCCTTTTTGGCGTTTTCCCCcaatccttcccttccctcccacctatTCTCACATTACACAGTTCCGTCGGTCTGTCTCAGCCAGTATGTTAAAGTTGCTGGAAGATAGGAACTATCTTTAATAAATCTCAGTGTCACCAGCATCGGCCAGCACTAAATGCTTACTGCAGACTGACAGTTCCCCTCTCCTGACTACAACAGAATTGAGTTGGGATGGCATATACTGGCACTAAAAAATGCTTTAtcaaaaagtataatatttaaaatttcaagtgcTTTATCTGCAAGAATCAAGGAACAGATAGGTCACTTTACAAATGGGCAGGGTCAAGGCAGAAGGCAGGAGCTGCTGCTCCTCAACCAATAACATCTGCTTCAAAAGGCCAGGCTCAAGAGGTGGGAGAGGTGTAGGCTAAATCATCTGCATCCAACAAGAAACTAGAAAGCTTGGCAAAAGGGAAGGTGGAAGGACAATGAGGAGCTGGAAAAAAACTGTTGGCTCTAAAATATGAAAACCGTAAAATTAGTAAATGTTTAATCAAATAACTACAAAAGATAATATTCTCAACCTCATTCTTTAAGTACCCacatttgtttttgaagaaaagcaTTTCATGGTGTGCACAATATTTAACAAGACAGCATAACCAATTGTAAATTTAATGAAATACCCGTAACGCaattatttcaaaagcaaattattttctacatttctacTGCAAAAATGTTTAATGAGATGAACACACTTATTTAACATGAAGTGATGTGGGGCCTCCAAAAGCCACTCGAGGTCTTAATACTACTCCACTCTCCAGACTTTTCTAAATGTGGCAAGCGCCAAAGTTAACAACGACAATGGGAAGGAGCACAGCATGGTGGTTAAGAGCACTGCCTCTGAAGCCAGACTGGATCCCAGAGCCATTGCTGTGTAACCacgggcaaattacttaacctctgcagtttcctcctctgaagaAAGGAAATAGCGCCTAGCTCAAGTTATCGCGAGATTTAAACGTTCGTAAAGCTAGAAACAGTGCCTAGAGTAAGCACTGTGTTTGCTATTGTTAAGTAACACTGACAACCTGCAAACTGCTCCAAGTGACTTCAACTATTCCTCATTTCAGTGCCACTTCAGTCCTTTTCCAGGACAGTGAAGAGCCAGGTGACACAGCCAGTAACTTGAGTCAGAACCTCCGTCCCACTAGTGCCCAAGGTTCTCATGCGGCAGGGCAGTTTTCTGTCCTGATCTCCTCTTCTGCCTTCTTCCTCTGCAGCACCACCATGCCACTCACAACCTGCCCTAACCAGGACCTACCTCGAGGGTCGCAGCTACCCACGCAGCTATTTAAATTACCCACGACTCACCAGTCCCGGAAACCCTCCTCATGCGTCACTTCCGGTCCTGCGCCGGAGCTCCTGGCGTTGTGGCaatgggctgggggaaggagttGAGCGGAAGTGGTCCAGACCGTTTTACAGCCCAGTCTGAAGAACTGCTTGAGGTAGTTCTGGGTTATACTTCTTGTTccagtgtaattattaatagagcGCCCTTTCACCGTCAGATTTCAAGTGGGTGGGGATAAATTACAATATTCGTCTAGTTCTAGTCGTTTTAGTTTGAAATAGGAAGGAGGTGAAGAAGTAAGGGGCGTTCTCTCTAATGGGTCCCACGCTTAACTTCCGCTAGtccaaagaaattataattttgaacCAGTTGACTTATAGAGGCATCTTTGGTtgcctttttcctgttttaaCAACGGCTGTGCTAACTGAAGTGGTTAAGTGACTACGGAGGAACGTCATTCATTCTTTAACGTACTCAAATGCTTGCTGAGCTGTCTGTTGGCACTGGTTTAGTTCTTGGGATGGTTCGAGTGAATATTCTGGGCGGAGAGGCTGTTGGAACGTCAGAATAAATAAGGAAAGTACATAGTGTGTTAGTAATACGTGCTATGGGAAAAGGAAATAGGGCAGGTCCTAGAGTTAgagtagttttgtttttgttttgagacagtatctcgctctgtctcccaggctgctGTGCAGTTGCATCATCgtattatagctcactgcaacctcaaacttctggtcttaagggatccttctgcctcagcctccccaagtaggtgggactacaagcacgcgcCACCCCGCCTGCctaacttttctaatttttgtagagacggggggtctcgctctttttCAGAActaactcctgatctcaagcaatcctatcccaaattgctaggattagaggtgtgagccactcacCCTGCCTAAAGCAGTTTTAAATAGGGTTGTTAGGGCGATTAAACTTGACACATGAGCGGAGACTTGGAGGTGAGGAAATTAGCTGTACAAATGTCTGAGTGTAAGCGttccaggaaaagggaaaaaccaGTGGCTAGACCCTAAGGTGGGGAGGTACCTGGAGGACTTGCAAGGAGGCTCTTGAAGAAGAGTAAGAGAAGTGGGAAGGAAATTGGGGGCTTGAGTAGGGTAGGGTTTCTCTTCATCACTATTATAGCTGGATTTTTATTAGGGGGATGCCCTGcgaggattttttcttttaaatatacgGTACAGATGAGTGTGagttaaaatgatagaaaaatgatcttaattcttttttctttggggaATAAAGACTTTGTTTTGAGTGTCTCTCGGGAAGACTGTGAGATATTAAATAGTCCTTCCTGAAACCATCAAGAAGAAAAATGGTaagttttgtagaattcatatGAAATGCCTTCCATAAGACATTGtaagtaatttttagaaattcagtTAAGGGAAGTAAAAGTGCATGGAAATTCTAGTGGCAAGACAGAAATTATAGGCTGTGGAAGCATACAATATAGAATGATCCGttaaaaaccagaaataaacaaaattgtttttaaattctttaatgttTTCACTTAAAATGCACAGAATTTACCTGTATGGAAAAAGATTGATTACAAGTTAGAGACGGAAAGGGGAAgttggaggaggagaagaaaatagCCAAGTGTAATACTTTTAATTGGGTTCCTTTGCTGTGGGTCCAAAGTGAGCAACTAGAATTTGAAGTGGAAGAAAAGCAGTGAAAATAGTACCCTGCTCCTCCCACACACACTCTTATCTGAATCTTCAACCTGGCCATGCTGTCTAACTGCTACATACTGTGgtaggaagagaaatgaaaaaggaagccTCCAAATAGTTTTCTCCCTGTCTGGAATAGGGTATCAAAGGAGTATACAAGTTACTAAAAAACAggtaaacaaaaacaacaacaaaaaaaagtaagaagGAGCACTATAGTTACCTCTGCACATTTAGGATATAGAAACACCCTTTCTGTGTTTGTTATctttagtaaataaatgaattgtttttagccctatttttcagaattaaagtACTTAAAGAAAATGATggaaattatgttttgaaaaatcCTTGTACTATCATTTATCAGTAAATCATGATGTTGGTAAATTGCCATATAAATCAGTAATGCTaacataacaatttttaaatttttattgatgaaaaaaatcaaagttaaaataattatttccatcACAATATTTGCTTCCAAATTGTTAGCATAGATAGCACTTTATcctaacatttatatttatcttctggagttatttttctgcctttgcaGTGAATTTTGAGGAAGAAGTACAACTTCCTGCTATGTGGATGAATAATCTCTGAAGTGGtatttctttctgtctgtttttattcAGATTGTCATTTTGAACTCATTCAGGGAAATAATACAGTGCATAAAGTCACCTAAGGATATCTCGtttgctctctctccttcttAGTCTGTGACATTGCATACAGATGTAGGTGATATTAAAATAGAAGTCTTCTGTGAGAGAACACCCAAAACATGTGAGGTGAGTACCATTATTTACATAGTAAATATCAGCTAAAATACAACAGGATAACAATTTGGAAATCAAATTATCTAACCTGAACAACAGCAAAACTTTCTGTAAAACCATTTTAAGGAAAAACTAGCCAAGATATCTTCTGGCCTAATTTCCACTTTTCTTTCCTGACGTCAAAGATGGACCAAAGAGAAGGTAGATAATTTTTCTGTAACCATAGAATGGCTAGTATCTTTTCCTTTTGGCTCATTTGTCCTCAGGAAACATAATCATtaggatattagaaaaaaaactGTTGTATACATTATTTTACCTGTTTGAATGACAAGGACAGAAGGAAGAAGAGTCAgctgtatgtatgtattcattcacacatacatatatgaattGTGAGAGGCTGTCTTGCCAAGGTCTGAGGATACAGTGATTAGCAAACAGACATTTCTTGCCTTCTTGGAACTAATATTTTTGCTGGGAAAATAGGCAGGGTGGGAAGATTAAGTAATTCTAAAAGGTGATAATGCCTTGAAGGAAACAAGGGTTGAGATAGAGAATAATGGGAAAGGAACTACTTAAAGGAAGAAGGTAAGGCAGGCCTAGTCAAGGAAGTGGTACTTTGATTGTAGAAGGTATGACGTCATCTCCATCGCAAGAGATATAAAAAGAACATTCTATGTATAGAAGTAGCAGAAACAAAGGCCCCAAGAGGGGGAAACCTGCCCTTTTTGGATAAATTGTCAGAATGCTGATGGGGTTAATGTAGTGAGTAACAGGGAAGGGGTTCTTAAATGAAATGTAGAGATAAGCCAGTCCTGCAGGGCTTGTTAGGCCCTGCTgaagattttgtattttattccaaGAGTAGAAGGAAGCTGTTGAAGTGTCTCaatcattgtttttattctcttcagAATTTCTTGGCTCTTTGTGCCAGTAATTACTACAATGGCTGTATATTTCATAGAAATATCAAGGGTTTCATGGTTCAAACAGGAGATCCAACAGGTAAGTTATTCCATTAACTAAAATCTAGGGAATTAGATATATAGTATGAAGAAGAGggtaaaaggaaaatacaaaaagaaaagcatgtaGAGTTTTTATAACCGGCTGCCTTACcatagcaaaaattttttttttttctttttttgagacagagtcttgctctgtctcctgggctagaatccagtggagtcatcatacctcactcagccttctgagtagctgggaccaaaggggcacgccaccacacccagctaatttttctattttttgtagagaaagggtctcgctcttgcttaagctggtctcgaactactgagttcaagcgatcctcctgcctcagcctctcagaatgctaggattacagatgtgagccattgcgcccagccCATAGCAAGAAATTTTAAGCAGAAGCTATTAGCACCTACCCCTAAAATATTGATAAGAAGGGTTGTTCTTTCTTGGGTTTTGTAGGTATTTTTAGTCTTCTGTAAAGGGAAAATTGGTAAAGTGCAAGAGGCCATatcaaattttatgtgtatttaaagAGTTATACTATAAAGCAGCCCTTAACTTTTAGGAAAGAGCCCTTTTCAACTTTAGATACTTCTTTTGATTTGCTTGTCTTGTAATGTAGGTACTGGAAGAGGAGGTAGCAGTATCTGGGGCAAGAAGTTTGAGGATGAATACAGTGAATATCTTAAGGTATATCTCCAGTGCTTCAAAAATCTGTTTTCTCATGCCTTGGTTACACTTGGAAACTTGATACATGTGTTGTATAATAGTAACACAAGTTAACATCATTACTAAATGAATATACTTTTTTGTGGTTTTGCACACTTGTTAAATGATGTCAGGGAGAAAATTATAAGTGGCTGTTCTTGTCTGACATTTAAATTGGAATCTCACCATCTCATGGATCTTGATATTAAGTGAGCCCAATCTGAAATATTTAACTATTAGTAGTAATATACCAAAGGAAATTAATATCTCACTATAAAATTCATGTTAGAATGACATGAATCAGTGGCCTTTTTTGAGAGTGGGGAGGAAAGATTATCAAACCTGGTTGCAATATTGCCCATAGTCAATCCTCaacttttatcattttcctttttttttcatttattttttatttatatatattcatcgggtacaagtgcagttttattACATTGATacattgcattgtggtgaagtcagggtaTAATTTTCTGTTAGATGTTTGAAATTCCTGTATTAACTTGACTTAATACCTGTGGTAGATCTCAGCTAGGTTAAAGAGAAGTGCATATAAATAAATCTTCATCATGGTAAATTAGagatttttaatatcatttgttatatttttctgtacttttcaaactttttaaagagtccttttttttttctaaaattaacaaCTAGTGCTCgcctatttttaaaactcagttttaCTTCCCATAGATAACTTAAGTTAACTATTATATGGTCTTTCAAACTTTATATCTGCATATAATAACTTTATAATTAGAAGAAAGCTGATAAATTCTCAAGAATATGCAATTGAATGTATTATATTTCAGTTACATTAAAATATACCCACAAACATCCTGAAAAAGAATTCATTGTGGTATATATCTCTGAATGATGATACTAGGAATAATTtatcttgtttttgcttttctttttttttttttttgagacagagtctcgctctgttgcccgggctagagtgagtgccatggcgtcagcctagctcacagcaacctcaaactcctgggctcaagcaatcctacttgcctcagcctcccctagtagctgggactacaggcatgcgccaccatgcccagctaattttttctatatatatttttagttggccagataatttctttctatttttattagagacagggtctcactcttgctcaggctggtctcgaactcctgaccttgagtgatccacccacctcggcctcccagagtgctaggattacaggtgtgagccactgcgcctggcctgtttttgcttttctatcaTAAGGAAATATATTAGCTTTGTTACAGGAGTTGGGGTTGATAGGTaataaactttttgaaaagtcAACCTTTTCCTGAATTAGAAACTAAACACTTTCTAGGCATTAATTGCTACGTTAATGACGGTTTCCATATACCAGTTGAAAACCAGTGACTGGCTGTGAGCAAATCACCTGTGGAAAATTCAAAACTATAAACGATCAGGGCCTTACCCTCCAAAAAATAGAGATGAACAGTCAGCAGGACCGGTTAGGACCTTGACTGCATTTTAAGGTTCCTTGGTGATTCCTTTGCAGCCAGGGTTAAGAACCATTATCTTGTAAAATACACCAAGGTTGCAGAAGTATAATGAATGTTCATAtactgacccagcaattccattcccaAATGTTTACCCAAAAGAAACTTGTATGTGTGCACAAGAGACATGTACAGGAGTGTTCCTAATGTActatttgtaatagtgaaaatctagaaacaacccaaatgtccattgattaTAGAGTGGATAAATTTTCGTATATTCAATAGTGAAATATCACACagcggtaaaaaaaaaaaaatgaatgaactatagcTACATATACATGTATGAATCTAAGAAACTATAACAATTTAAGTGTAAAAAGCATTTCCTAGGAGACTAATGTTGTGTGATGTCATATTATAGAgttcagaaggaaaaggaaacaatgtATTGTTTAGGCATCTATAAGTGTATCACAATAGTGGTTACCTCTTGGAGAGGTTGAGGTAATAGTTGGAGAGGAGCTCATAGGCATTTGCAACAAATTGGTCAATTTTAACTCTGAAAGCTGGGAAATATGTTAATGGGTGcttattaacttaaaaaatggTACCTATATTCTTGTGTGtgtattaaatattacatttgatTGCTAGGTATCTTTTAGGGAGACAAAGCAATAATATTTGGTGTAGCTGCATCTCTGTGGCATGTTAGTGACACCTGATGAATAGCTAAAGCTAGAATAATCAGTGGAGttacttgaaatatattttatatttgggcACCTCCCTGTAACATGTTCACAGTCATGTCTTTAGTCTTTTCAGTAAGGCCCTCTTAATTCCTGTCCACATTCCCATGTACACAAATAGTATTATGCTGTTATAGCTGGATGAACTCTTAGATCATCCAGTCCTGGGGTTATGAACGGACTGCCCTTAGGGGGAAGATCCACGGGTGCATTCTCTATGGccatcagtttaaaaaaaaaacttttaatgcCATTAGTGAATAGATAACTGTTGAATCATTTTGCCAGACTCCACCTCTCCCTAATGCTTATGTCCTGCCCAACTGTCATTTTATCTGCTTGACCCTTGTGAGCATCTGAACTATGAAAAGGCCCCTGAACTAGTTCAACTtcccttgttttacagataaagaaactagcAAGAGTCCAGTATATATAAGAAGAGATTATGGGGATTTTGATTTTGTTGTCCACCTGATCGTTTTACTCCAGCACACTATCCCTTAATAGAAATGTAAGGATTATTTCTGTTATACATTGCTATTGCTCAGTGTTTGTGGCTGCACTTCttcaaagtgaaaatgaaattaattgagAATAGGATTTGTTATATAAACAATTTACATACAAGTTTTCAGGGATACAGATAATACAGAAACTGAACATTTGGATTAGCCCTAATAGAAGCTggttaaatgttttttcttggtCCCTTAAATATTAACAAGGTAAAAAGTGCATGTCTTGTTTTAATCttatatttggaatatttatattaaaacatagcTAATACTTTGGTCTTTTTCAGCACAATGTTAGAGGTGTTGTATCTATGGCTAATAATGGCCCAAACACCAATGGATCTCAATTCTTCATCACCTATGGCAAGCAGCCACATTTGGACATGAAATACACAGTATTTGGAAAGTGAGTATTTTGGTTCTGGTTTTCTTTGACATTTCAATGCAAGGGGTACATTTGCTTGGCTGTGATAGTAGCATAACTACTATTGAAAAGAGCAGTATGAGAGCAAGTGCACCTAGAGTTTAagtccaccacttactagctctgtgactttgggaaagttgtAACCTCTCGGAGCCTCATTTTACTTAATTTGTAAAAGAGgggcaaataatttttttcaggatTGTTATGCAAATTAACAGTAATGTGTCTGTTTTCATTAAGAATAGCATTTCACTGCAACTAACAGAGCTGGCAAATAGTGGCATAAACAAGATGGACTGGCATGGTGGTTCCAGGCACCTCTGTCTTTCTTCACAACTATCTTTATCTTCCATCAAGCATGCTCATGGTCATAATTTGAGCAGTGCAGCTCCACTCAAAACATCTGTGTGCCAgacagaaaggaggaggaaagacaaACGGTACTTGCCAGCTGAGTCAGCCTCCTTTTAAAGAACTTTGCTGGAAGACTCAGAACTTAGTAATGTGGCCACCCCTTACCAAAAAGGGAGGGTAGAAGATGGTCTTCAGCTGAACATATTGCCACTCTCGCT
Coding sequences within:
- the PPIL3 gene encoding peptidyl-prolyl cis-trans isomerase-like 3 isoform X1 — its product is MGWGKELSGSGPDRFTAQSEELLESVTLHTDVGDIKIEVFCERTPKTCENFLALCASNYYNGCIFHRNIKGFMVQTGDPTGTGRGGSSIWGKKFEDEYSEYLKHNVRGVVSMANNGPNTNGSQFFITYGKQPHLDMKYTVFGKVIDGLETLDELEKLPVNEKTYRPLNDVHIKDITIHANPFAQ
- the PPIL3 gene encoding peptidyl-prolyl cis-trans isomerase-like 3 isoform X2 encodes the protein MSVTLHTDVGDIKIEVFCERTPKTCENFLALCASNYYNGCIFHRNIKGFMVQTGDPTGTGRGGSSIWGKKFEDEYSEYLKHNVRGVVSMANNGPNTNGSQFFITYGKQPHLDMKYTVFGKVIDGLETLDELEKLPVNEKTYRPLNDVHIKDITIHANPFAQ